The following are from one region of the Rosistilla carotiformis genome:
- a CDS encoding glycosyltransferase family 2 protein — MNSLTATVIVPTRNRPDFADHCLRLIFSQLEKSQLANRVSVMITDDSDNSKTQELVESKYPKVLYQHGPKNGPGANRNSAARMATSDWLIFIDDDCSPQSNWLESFVSMLDQHSPSSPICWLGATIRDGELPSLKYEAPHNPEGTNGITANFAISRQNYLAVGQIDERYRVAFEDIEFFARCQAWGLEVSAAPEVIVLHPIRRIPSPRKLSQRWHGKVVFALDQGASPGRVLWNLPLHAALVIRSRYRGAPWNVDNLYSVFLFGGELLFTIFQTPAWVLRESRTSRSRFWSNHLKFHPAVPKYGF, encoded by the coding sequence ATTAATTCTCTTACGGCGACTGTTATCGTTCCGACTCGCAATCGCCCAGATTTTGCAGATCATTGCCTAAGATTGATCTTCTCTCAACTTGAAAAATCTCAATTGGCGAATCGCGTGTCGGTGATGATAACAGACGATAGCGACAATTCTAAGACACAGGAGCTTGTCGAGTCGAAGTATCCGAAAGTGCTGTACCAGCATGGGCCCAAAAACGGACCAGGCGCCAACCGAAACTCAGCGGCTCGTATGGCTACTTCGGATTGGTTGATTTTTATTGATGACGATTGCAGTCCGCAATCCAATTGGTTGGAATCTTTCGTGTCGATGTTGGATCAACATAGCCCTTCAAGCCCCATTTGTTGGCTTGGAGCAACGATACGGGATGGTGAATTGCCCTCGCTTAAGTATGAAGCACCTCATAATCCAGAAGGGACAAATGGGATTACGGCCAATTTCGCGATATCACGTCAAAATTATTTGGCGGTGGGGCAGATTGACGAGCGATATCGAGTCGCATTTGAGGATATTGAATTTTTCGCGCGGTGTCAGGCATGGGGGCTCGAAGTATCTGCAGCTCCTGAGGTAATCGTGCTTCATCCAATCCGTCGTATACCAAGCCCAAGGAAGCTTTCTCAGCGTTGGCATGGTAAAGTCGTATTCGCTCTGGACCAGGGGGCATCGCCAGGTCGCGTCTTGTGGAACCTTCCGTTGCATGCTGCCCTAGTGATTCGTTCTCGTTATCGCGGCGCACCTTGGAATGTGGACAATCTGTATTCGGTATTCCTGTTCGGCGGCGAACTTTTATTCACGATTTTTCAAACACCGGCGTGGGTGTTGCGCGAATCACGAACGAGCAGAAGTCGCTTTTGGAGCAATCATTTGAAGTTCCATCCCGCCGTTCCAAAGTATGGATTTTAG
- a CDS encoding acyltransferase — MIRSWIYRRIRKWLSPFVLDILNNEPRIIGPVNRLQVSDKAVSNNFLANTNSGNIVIRDHVFFGKDAALITGSHDYSQFGEKRGREFPTSGRDIVIENGVWIGSRAIVLGPCVVGEDSVIAAGSVVTKDVPRRTIVAGIPARKIRSID; from the coding sequence TTGATCCGAAGCTGGATCTATCGACGCATCCGAAAATGGCTCAGTCCGTTTGTTCTTGATATTCTTAATAACGAGCCCCGAATCATTGGTCCCGTCAATCGATTGCAGGTGTCCGATAAGGCCGTTTCCAATAACTTCCTTGCCAATACGAATTCCGGGAACATCGTGATCCGCGACCACGTATTTTTCGGTAAGGATGCGGCGTTGATTACGGGATCGCACGACTACTCGCAATTTGGAGAAAAGCGAGGACGTGAGTTTCCGACATCAGGCCGGGATATTGTTATCGAAAATGGGGTCTGGATCGGAAGTCGAGCCATTGTGCTGGGGCCATGTGTCGTGGGCGAAGACTCTGTTATCGCCGCCGGTAGCGTTGTCACAAAAGATGTGCCAAGAAGAACGATTGTCGCTGGTATCCCCGCCAGAAAAATCAGGTCAATAGATTAA
- a CDS encoding glycosyltransferase family 2 protein, with amino-acid sequence MKVEQSNLVSANDAALKNIVSAIVICTDRLQEAIECIASLDLLGDLLGEALLLKNAPKEPWPENAFDHVSQKVRGKLRIVESEERVFPTTGRNRLASIASGDIFLFLDDDSLILSRSGIVAGVSILKSDPAVGSIAFPQSTKSGEVSASAQPAPVNYPCYACGFMTCAALVKASVYRELGGFQELLQMAHEENEFCKRQWDLGLAVVYLPMTCIAHEPTPTARNSSQRFMLNARNSWYQAVLHEPLWLLAITIAPRFIRAIQYLRHSVSYVGGNWISLYFQAIRGFLKDLPYLVINRRALKIATFRKWQRMKTEYPAYRSFQG; translated from the coding sequence ATGAAAGTAGAACAAAGTAACTTGGTTTCAGCAAATGATGCCGCCTTGAAAAATATCGTTTCGGCAATTGTCATCTGCACGGATAGGTTGCAAGAAGCAATCGAGTGCATTGCTAGTCTTGATCTTCTCGGCGATCTTCTCGGTGAAGCCTTGCTATTAAAAAATGCTCCCAAAGAGCCTTGGCCCGAAAATGCGTTCGATCACGTCAGCCAGAAAGTGCGCGGCAAGCTTCGGATAGTCGAATCTGAAGAACGCGTATTCCCAACCACAGGACGAAACCGCCTCGCATCCATTGCCTCTGGGGACATTTTTCTGTTTCTCGATGATGACTCGCTCATACTCTCAAGGTCTGGGATTGTAGCAGGCGTTAGTATTCTGAAATCTGACCCTGCGGTTGGATCCATTGCGTTCCCCCAGTCGACAAAGAGTGGTGAAGTATCGGCTTCCGCCCAGCCCGCGCCGGTTAACTATCCGTGCTATGCATGCGGTTTCATGACATGTGCGGCTTTAGTAAAAGCCTCTGTTTACAGAGAACTTGGAGGCTTTCAAGAACTACTGCAAATGGCCCATGAAGAAAATGAATTTTGCAAACGTCAGTGGGACTTGGGGCTTGCGGTGGTCTATTTACCGATGACATGTATCGCGCATGAGCCTACTCCAACTGCACGCAACAGTTCTCAGCGGTTCATGCTCAATGCACGCAATAGTTGGTACCAAGCAGTTTTGCATGAACCCCTGTGGTTACTCGCTATAACAATTGCACCACGGTTCATTCGTGCGATCCAATACCTTCGGCATTCGGTGTCGTATGTTGGTGGCAACTGGATTTCGCTCTATTTTCAAGCAATCCGTGGTTTTTTAAAGGACTTGCCATATCTTGTGATAAATAGGCGTGCATTGAAAATTGCGACATTTCGCAAGTGGCAAAGAATGAAGACGGAGTATCCAGCATATCGTTCTTTTCAGGGGTGA
- a CDS encoding ABC transporter ATP-binding protein, whose product MSSDIAIRIEGLSKSYRLNSQSGGNNRNLREAFLYRLKHPLQRGTSEDFWSLKNIDLEIKRGEVVGIIGRNGAGKSTLLKVLSRITEPTAGRIELHGRVGALLEVGTGFHPELSGRENIFLNGAILGMGRSEIKKEFDAIVEFAGVDKFLDTPVKRYSSGMYVRLAFAVAAHLNPEILIIDEVLAVGDAEFQKKCLGKMQEVAAGGRTVLFVSHNLLAVSQLCTSACLLAGGGLAASGTTLDVLQRYRSSREHSNHLWENPRANSPSEWPVVIETSCRQAGDIEGDFDCELPIDICVRYQSGCVGKRIYFGIWLKDDSGNLVLTSANAPGMSIEPDLFYDHELPQGVYECVCTIPAMLLNQGSYSVTVVMGEPPFRSRERLEDIIAFRMADREPRKDAPLNWQGIVRPILDWKTIRTSDISDGI is encoded by the coding sequence ATGTCATCGGACATAGCAATCCGCATCGAGGGTCTGTCAAAGAGCTATCGGTTAAATAGTCAGTCAGGTGGCAACAATCGCAATCTTCGCGAGGCCTTTTTATATCGATTGAAGCATCCGCTTCAGCGTGGAACGTCGGAGGACTTCTGGAGTCTCAAAAATATAGACCTTGAGATTAAGCGTGGCGAAGTGGTCGGTATCATTGGTCGAAACGGAGCTGGGAAGTCGACTTTGTTAAAGGTATTGAGTCGAATAACGGAGCCGACAGCCGGGCGAATCGAATTGCATGGCCGAGTTGGTGCATTGTTAGAAGTGGGAACCGGGTTTCACCCCGAGTTGAGTGGGCGCGAAAACATATTCCTGAACGGTGCTATACTTGGTATGGGGCGTTCAGAAATCAAAAAGGAGTTTGATGCAATCGTGGAGTTTGCCGGCGTTGATAAATTCCTTGATACGCCTGTAAAGCGTTACTCGAGCGGCATGTACGTGCGGCTTGCATTCGCCGTCGCCGCTCATCTGAATCCAGAAATCTTGATAATCGACGAGGTTTTGGCTGTAGGAGACGCGGAGTTTCAGAAGAAATGCCTTGGGAAAATGCAGGAGGTTGCCGCTGGCGGTAGGACCGTGCTGTTTGTTAGCCATAATTTGTTAGCAGTTTCACAGCTTTGCACATCCGCATGCCTACTCGCTGGCGGGGGGCTTGCCGCGTCCGGTACAACGCTTGACGTGTTGCAAAGGTATCGATCCTCACGCGAACATTCAAATCATTTGTGGGAGAATCCAAGAGCTAATTCGCCTTCGGAGTGGCCAGTTGTAATCGAGACATCCTGTCGGCAGGCGGGTGACATCGAAGGCGATTTTGATTGTGAACTACCAATTGACATCTGTGTTCGTTATCAATCCGGCTGCGTGGGAAAGCGAATTTACTTTGGGATATGGCTTAAGGACGATAGTGGTAATTTGGTGCTGACCAGCGCGAACGCGCCAGGAATGTCGATCGAGCCCGATTTGTTTTATGACCATGAGCTACCGCAAGGGGTTTACGAATGCGTTTGTACGATTCCAGCGATGCTTCTTAATCAAGGTAGTTATAGTGTTACCGTGGTGATGGGCGAACCTCCGTTTCGGTCGCGTGAACGCCTGGAAGACATCATTGCATTTCGGATGGCGGACCGAGAGCCACGGAAGGACGCGCCACTTAATTGGCAAGGCATCGTTCGCCCGATTCTTGATTGGAAGACCATTCGCACGTCAGATATATCTGATGGTATTTGA
- a CDS encoding glycosyltransferase family 4 protein yields MDITMMIPMRGSASRVTGVGRVVEQVFSGLQQSEGLRLRPVGATNRIWQSVIENESVVRWVREHLPHSYRAEGAFALRLASLSWAYRLEYDCSAHPIASANLFQRIVLALVRRWNKANLKLTISAENTDLFISTFFACPSGLDSRVPRLSFVYDLYPLRFPDNVTRHTASQLESLFDDLDAQRDHVIAISQYTKDDFCQWTGFPRERVTVVPLAASDLFRPIEAGECRGILDKYGIADSPFFLSVANPQPRKNTSIAIRAFCQFLKATHESDAQLLLVGDPSSGYAVDELLRELKQADGMQGRIQMIGGVEDQDLPAFYSAATAFLFPSKFEGFGLPVLEAMQCGTPVICSNATSIPEIVGDSAIQCRPDDEDAFCAAMLRVFQNPRVADDLRRAGLERAREFSWEKTVDVVKSLINRVIAESTAQRH; encoded by the coding sequence ATGGACATCACCATGATGATTCCCATGCGGGGATCGGCGAGTCGCGTGACTGGAGTTGGGCGGGTCGTAGAACAGGTTTTCTCTGGCCTGCAACAGTCGGAAGGGTTGCGTCTACGGCCCGTCGGTGCAACAAATCGAATTTGGCAATCTGTCATTGAGAATGAATCGGTCGTGCGCTGGGTTCGCGAACATCTGCCGCATTCTTATCGTGCTGAAGGTGCGTTTGCGCTTCGGCTGGCATCTTTGTCTTGGGCCTATCGTTTGGAATATGATTGCAGCGCGCATCCGATCGCGTCAGCAAATCTTTTCCAGCGGATTGTATTGGCGTTGGTCCGGCGTTGGAACAAGGCAAATTTGAAATTGACGATCTCTGCTGAGAACACGGATTTGTTCATCAGCACATTTTTCGCATGTCCGTCTGGGTTGGATTCAAGGGTTCCGCGACTATCTTTTGTTTACGATCTCTATCCATTGCGATTCCCCGACAATGTGACTCGTCACACCGCGTCGCAACTTGAATCGTTGTTCGATGATCTCGATGCGCAACGGGACCATGTGATCGCTATTTCGCAATATACAAAAGATGACTTTTGCCAGTGGACGGGGTTCCCACGGGAACGCGTCACGGTGGTGCCTCTTGCTGCCTCGGATTTGTTTCGCCCAATTGAGGCTGGTGAATGCCGCGGCATTCTCGATAAATATGGCATTGCGGATTCGCCATTTTTCTTGAGTGTCGCAAATCCGCAACCCCGGAAGAACACCTCAATTGCAATTCGTGCATTTTGCCAATTTCTCAAAGCGACGCATGAGAGTGATGCCCAGTTGTTGCTCGTCGGCGATCCGTCTAGTGGGTATGCTGTTGACGAGTTGCTGCGAGAGTTGAAGCAAGCCGATGGGATGCAGGGGCGGATTCAGATGATTGGTGGTGTGGAAGACCAAGACCTACCGGCTTTCTATTCTGCTGCGACCGCGTTTCTGTTTCCTTCTAAATTTGAAGGCTTTGGTCTTCCCGTCTTAGAGGCGATGCAGTGCGGAACGCCTGTGATCTGTAGCAACGCCACGTCGATTCCGGAAATCGTTGGCGACAGCGCGATCCAATGTCGACCCGATGATGAGGATGCGTTTTGTGCGGCGATGCTTCGCGTATTTCAGAATCCCCGCGTCGCGGATGATCTGAGGCGAGCGGGTTTGGAACGCGCACGAGAGTTCAGTTGGGAAAAAACGGTGGACGTCGTGAAGTCGTTGATCAACAGGGTGATCGCAGAGTCGACGGCGCAGCGCCATTGA
- a CDS encoding glycosyltransferase family 4 protein: MKHPSEISAVGIFSLLDMSGYGGLETYVRDLTHGLSEDGIDVNWSGGQAPGGREWQSVWQPRIDRLLPVMTRPSMRWIPKRYSRLAGWRQAKAAADCCDVIHVVGTGWQLFGFPLLAAANRLRVPVTCWPAVHPGTWGDAPLDVDLYNAMDAIFVQSDFEANHLASLGVVSPKFIRCGCACSQVGTGDGERFRRRYRLEGHHTVVLFVGRKSRAKGYHRLREAIARLHQMGQPVSLVSIGRDLEPPYPSLPAEIDIDLGPVDDGIKQDALAACDLFVLPSEAESFGIVYLEAWRYAKPVVCGNAAASAELVERHQGGWVSDGTCESILAQIQKFLKNRSLATQLGLAGRRAVETDYTLEVIVEKHKMTWQKLKDSK; encoded by the coding sequence TTGAAGCATCCAAGCGAGATCTCCGCTGTCGGCATTTTTTCACTACTTGATATGAGTGGCTACGGCGGTCTGGAAACGTATGTACGCGACTTAACACACGGTCTGTCGGAAGATGGAATCGATGTCAACTGGAGTGGCGGGCAAGCACCAGGTGGACGCGAATGGCAGTCCGTTTGGCAACCGCGGATCGATCGGTTGTTGCCGGTGATGACCAGGCCATCAATGCGGTGGATTCCAAAAAGGTATTCACGATTGGCAGGTTGGCGGCAAGCGAAAGCGGCAGCCGATTGCTGTGATGTGATTCATGTGGTGGGGACGGGTTGGCAGCTGTTTGGATTTCCATTGCTCGCTGCGGCAAATAGGTTGCGGGTTCCTGTCACCTGTTGGCCGGCTGTCCACCCTGGGACTTGGGGCGATGCGCCACTCGATGTAGATCTCTACAATGCGATGGACGCGATTTTTGTTCAGTCGGACTTCGAAGCCAACCACCTTGCCTCGCTTGGGGTCGTGTCACCGAAATTCATTCGATGTGGATGTGCGTGTTCGCAAGTTGGCACAGGTGACGGGGAACGATTTCGACGTCGTTACCGATTAGAGGGCCACCACACGGTGGTGTTGTTCGTCGGTCGCAAGTCGCGCGCGAAAGGTTACCATCGGCTGCGCGAAGCGATTGCTCGGTTGCATCAAATGGGGCAGCCGGTCTCTTTAGTTTCCATCGGGCGCGATTTGGAGCCACCGTACCCGAGCTTGCCCGCCGAAATCGATATCGACTTGGGGCCGGTCGACGATGGAATCAAGCAAGATGCTTTGGCGGCTTGTGACCTATTTGTACTCCCATCGGAGGCGGAATCCTTTGGGATCGTCTATTTGGAGGCGTGGCGCTATGCCAAACCAGTGGTCTGTGGAAATGCTGCCGCGTCGGCTGAGCTTGTGGAGCGACATCAAGGTGGATGGGTTAGCGATGGTACCTGCGAATCGATCCTCGCGCAAATTCAAAAGTTTCTCAAGAATAGGTCACTTGCGACCCAGTTGGGTTTGGCTGGCCGCCGTGCTGTGGAAACGGATTACACGCTCGAAGTAATTGTTGAGAAACACAAAATGACATGGCAAAAGTTGAAAGATTCGAAATGA
- a CDS encoding acyltransferase: MPSTLRMWLLKRNPRLSIPDGTLVQSGCYFESNPISFGRGVYVNKRVQFYGEAEIRLGENVAVGFDTVFTTTTHLGKFEDHRAAGGEEHPIRIGDGTWIAARVTVLPGTIIGRGCIVAAGAVVRGECQPNGLYAGVPAKRIRDLPTGALARRPGFDSECAVEK, encoded by the coding sequence ATGCCCAGCACATTGCGGATGTGGTTGTTGAAACGAAACCCCCGGCTATCGATACCAGATGGGACATTGGTTCAATCCGGATGCTATTTCGAATCGAATCCGATTTCCTTTGGTCGCGGTGTCTACGTGAACAAACGCGTTCAGTTTTATGGAGAAGCGGAGATACGACTGGGCGAGAATGTTGCCGTTGGTTTTGATACCGTGTTTACGACGACGACGCATCTGGGAAAGTTTGAGGATCACAGAGCCGCTGGTGGCGAAGAACACCCGATTCGCATCGGCGACGGAACGTGGATCGCTGCGCGGGTGACCGTGTTGCCAGGGACGATCATCGGTCGTGGATGCATTGTTGCGGCGGGCGCTGTGGTCCGAGGGGAATGTCAGCCCAATGGCCTGTATGCAGGGGTTCCGGCGAAACGAATTCGCGATCTTCCTACAGGGGCGTTAGCGCGGCGACCAGGCTTCGATTCGGAGTGCGCCGTAGAGAAATGA
- a CDS encoding methyltransferase domain-containing protein, with product MNAKSMEGFFYSERDRLTRRSAEIILQSLQPVVEFRSLIDVGCGVGTWPAVAKSEFGCQRVHGVDGEWVDQTLLQIDRSEFTVTELANGKGPDVQALGRWDMAVSLEVAEHLQPQDADWFVELLTSLSDVVLFSAAIPRQGGFGHHNEQWPSYWGEKFKAAGYQCVDFIRQTHWEDDSILPHYRQNCFVFMNRNRGEPIDGFESVLSEFSLPMAAVHPFYWMQRTEEHPVYFRHACSVAVKAFRDAVKRRCGFAG from the coding sequence GTGAATGCTAAATCAATGGAAGGATTCTTCTACTCGGAAAGAGATCGGCTAACGAGACGATCGGCCGAGATTATTCTCCAATCGCTGCAACCGGTGGTCGAGTTTCGCTCGTTAATTGATGTCGGTTGCGGAGTGGGGACGTGGCCGGCGGTTGCCAAGTCGGAATTTGGCTGCCAGCGCGTGCATGGAGTGGACGGCGAATGGGTCGATCAGACGCTGCTGCAGATTGACAGATCCGAATTCACCGTCACGGAGCTCGCCAACGGGAAGGGGCCCGACGTGCAGGCGCTCGGGCGATGGGACATGGCGGTTTCCCTCGAAGTTGCCGAACATTTGCAGCCACAGGATGCAGATTGGTTTGTCGAATTATTGACGTCTCTCAGTGATGTTGTGCTATTCTCCGCTGCGATTCCTCGCCAAGGTGGGTTTGGGCATCACAACGAACAGTGGCCTAGTTACTGGGGGGAAAAGTTTAAAGCTGCGGGGTATCAATGTGTCGATTTTATCCGACAGACGCATTGGGAAGATGATTCCATCCTTCCTCACTATCGTCAGAACTGTTTTGTCTTTATGAATCGAAATAGAGGTGAGCCGATTGATGGTTTTGAATCCGTGTTGTCGGAGTTTTCGCTTCCCATGGCAGCAGTGCATCCATTTTATTGGATGCAGCGAACGGAGGAGCACCCCGTTTACTTTCGACATGCGTGCTCTGTTGCCGTGAAAGCGTTTCGAGATGCTGTGAAGCGACGCTGTGGTTTTGCAGGCTAG
- a CDS encoding sulfotransferase family protein, producing MKTPVFIVGEARSGTSIAHRCLLLHPSFRLANGSSTALAETSAFVHPTRIVDDFREDAGLWEYLLGRDDIGSEIVSKLRPWRNVAMRTWPAYRLAKRFRMGSRNLWNAGRYPEILRCYFAAAQRARGQERLLDKSPTHVFVIPEIFWTYPDAKVIYLMRDPVDTFASYKKRYEREKAAGASEQSLQWLHVTIDGLTTRLRKNWKRVQRAHQRWPDHVAVIRYDAFVGDYDNVMPALLRWLDEPEIVVQPTQTDESWSADPQLMAGLRPRAESNDEVISKSEVEKIHALMSDAESILPRFICHS from the coding sequence ATGAAGACTCCAGTATTTATTGTTGGTGAAGCACGTTCAGGCACATCGATCGCGCATCGTTGTCTGCTGCTGCATCCCTCGTTTCGACTCGCCAATGGTTCCTCGACGGCACTGGCGGAAACCAGTGCATTTGTCCATCCAACCAGGATCGTCGATGACTTTCGCGAGGATGCCGGGCTCTGGGAATATTTACTGGGGCGGGACGATATCGGATCAGAGATCGTTTCGAAGCTGCGGCCATGGCGAAACGTGGCAATGCGTACATGGCCTGCCTATCGATTGGCCAAAAGGTTCCGGATGGGTTCGCGCAACCTATGGAATGCCGGCCGATATCCTGAAATCTTGCGCTGTTATTTTGCTGCGGCACAGCGTGCGCGAGGGCAGGAACGATTGCTCGACAAATCGCCGACCCATGTCTTTGTGATCCCGGAGATTTTTTGGACGTACCCGGACGCAAAAGTGATCTATTTGATGCGTGATCCCGTAGATACATTTGCGTCCTACAAAAAGCGGTATGAGCGAGAGAAGGCAGCCGGGGCATCGGAACAGAGTCTTCAATGGCTCCATGTCACGATCGATGGATTAACAACCAGGCTCCGCAAAAATTGGAAGCGAGTTCAACGCGCCCACCAGAGATGGCCCGATCATGTTGCCGTGATCCGCTATGACGCATTTGTAGGCGACTACGACAATGTAATGCCCGCCTTGCTCCGCTGGCTCGATGAACCGGAAATTGTTGTGCAACCGACGCAAACCGATGAATCATGGTCCGCAGATCCTCAATTGATGGCCGGTCTGCGTCCGCGAGCGGAATCCAATGATGAAGTGATTTCAAAATCGGAAGTCGAAAAGATTCACGCATTGATGTCCGATGCGGAATCGATCCTTCCTCGTTTCATTTGTCATTCTTGA
- a CDS encoding sulfotransferase: MSSLQVYFICAGYRTGSTFLWSLCDLDENTTAIYEPLHPDLDRRVNRPPSVESSHKHVTDYFQFFRLGKTSPKLLGWSPDLALSNFWLTEDDQFDALRHYISKLIERAPTSKVVIQFNRCCFRMNWLSRNFPEATIVSLHRSPHDQFSSIRRNVPSDERNRYRYDTFYLLTELSMLLAEAPAVFADVSEFDIREAFSRMWLFHQAEAERFAKFTFYYDEILAHPASAIEELCRSGLLDFALMKKYLAKLSSPREKPDTPSAEKEFNEIFSRQRDRYCNSKLGDLCKHGGTKNDIRQMVHEGILHQCNTVSSELANMRSSKFILWWYGKFINPNIYGTPNDL, encoded by the coding sequence GTGAGTTCGCTTCAAGTATATTTCATCTGTGCAGGCTACCGGACGGGATCAACATTCCTCTGGTCTCTTTGTGATTTGGACGAAAACACGACGGCCATCTATGAGCCATTGCACCCAGACCTGGATCGCCGTGTCAATAGGCCACCAAGTGTTGAATCTTCCCACAAACACGTAACAGATTACTTTCAGTTCTTTCGATTAGGAAAGACATCGCCGAAATTGCTAGGATGGTCACCAGACCTTGCGCTATCCAATTTCTGGCTAACTGAAGACGACCAGTTCGATGCCTTGCGACACTATATCTCCAAGCTGATTGAACGAGCACCAACCTCAAAGGTGGTGATTCAGTTCAATCGTTGTTGCTTTCGAATGAATTGGCTTTCAAGAAATTTCCCGGAAGCCACAATCGTTTCATTGCACCGTTCCCCGCATGATCAGTTCAGTTCAATCCGGCGGAATGTTCCGAGCGATGAGCGGAACCGCTACCGCTATGACACATTCTATTTGTTAACCGAGTTGAGCATGCTGCTCGCGGAGGCGCCTGCGGTCTTCGCTGATGTGTCCGAATTCGACATTCGTGAAGCGTTTTCTCGCATGTGGTTATTTCATCAAGCGGAAGCAGAGCGATTTGCAAAGTTTACGTTCTACTATGATGAAATACTTGCCCATCCCGCATCAGCGATAGAAGAGCTTTGCAGATCCGGATTGCTCGACTTTGCATTGATGAAAAAGTATCTTGCGAAGTTATCCAGTCCCCGGGAAAAGCCCGACACTCCGAGTGCGGAGAAAGAATTCAATGAAATCTTTTCTCGACAACGAGATAGATACTGCAACTCCAAACTCGGCGACCTTTGCAAACATGGTGGCACCAAAAATGATATCCGCCAAATGGTCCACGAAGGAATCTTGCATCAGTGCAACACGGTGAGTTCTGAGTTAGCCAACATGCGATCAAGCAAGTTTATCCTGTGGTGGTATGGAAAGTTCATTAACCCGAATATCTATGGGACTCCGAATGACCTCTAG
- a CDS encoding ABC transporter ATP-binding protein, which produces MPDTAIRISDLSKSYSIRHESRDRATNLSEAFVSMLRKPLQRVATEEFWALKGIELGIKKGEIVGVIGCNGAGKSTLLKVLSRITEPTTGRIELFGRVGSLLEVGTGFHPELTGRENIYLNGAILGMSRFQISKQFDAIVDFAGVEKFLDTPVKRYSSGMYVRLAFAIAAHVNPDILIIDEVLAVGDAEFQTRCLRKMEEVSSNGSTVLFVSHDLNAVKSLCTRAVLLEGGSVSYDSSPEQAIQQYSSRGQFRNTLAYSHNAAAALITQLLFLSPEGGETSVIDVAAPVRILTEIEIREGTENLELCLRLELSTGVYLGSIRTPAGILDVCGQYPGRYQILLDFELPALLPQTIQLSAWLHVPKVKLYDMQERCRRIVILNSSLNHASRFDLDNGGPLGFVPTKISVDRVSTN; this is translated from the coding sequence ATGCCTGATACCGCAATCCGCATCTCCGACCTCTCAAAGTCCTATTCGATTCGACATGAATCCAGGGATCGGGCAACCAATTTGTCAGAGGCGTTCGTTAGCATGTTGCGAAAGCCACTTCAACGCGTCGCAACCGAGGAATTCTGGGCGTTAAAGGGCATCGAGCTTGGAATCAAAAAGGGTGAAATCGTCGGCGTTATCGGATGCAATGGGGCGGGCAAGAGCACTCTGCTCAAGGTTCTCAGCCGGATCACCGAACCGACAACAGGTAGGATAGAACTCTTCGGACGTGTTGGATCGCTACTAGAGGTTGGAACTGGATTTCATCCCGAGCTGACTGGGCGGGAAAATATCTACCTCAATGGTGCGATCCTTGGCATGTCTCGATTTCAAATATCGAAACAATTCGATGCGATTGTGGACTTTGCAGGCGTGGAAAAATTCTTGGACACGCCCGTAAAACGCTATTCAAGCGGTATGTATGTCCGACTCGCCTTCGCAATTGCCGCACATGTGAATCCGGACATTCTTATCATCGATGAGGTCTTGGCAGTTGGCGATGCAGAGTTCCAAACGCGATGTCTCCGCAAGATGGAGGAAGTTTCAAGTAATGGCAGCACCGTGCTTTTTGTAAGCCATGACCTAAATGCAGTAAAATCGCTCTGCACACGAGCAGTGCTACTTGAAGGAGGCAGTGTCAGCTACGACTCAAGTCCGGAACAAGCAATCCAACAGTATTCAAGTCGTGGGCAGTTTAGGAATACTTTAGCTTATAGCCACAACGCGGCAGCTGCATTGATTACGCAACTCTTGTTTTTGTCACCGGAAGGGGGCGAAACATCTGTAATTGATGTTGCCGCCCCGGTTCGTATACTGACTGAAATCGAAATACGTGAAGGAACTGAGAATCTTGAACTATGCCTTCGATTAGAACTCAGCACGGGGGTGTATCTCGGATCCATCAGGACCCCGGCGGGGATTTTAGACGTGTGTGGCCAATATCCGGGGCGATACCAGATATTATTAGACTTTGAATTGCCAGCACTACTCCCCCAGACCATCCAGCTATCGGCTTGGCTTCACGTGCCGAAGGTCAAACTGTACGACATGCAAGAGCGTTGCAGGCGGATTGTAATTCTGAACAGTTCCCTTAATCACGCCTCACGTTTCGACCTCGACAACGGCGGTCCTCTTGGTTTTGTGCCAACAAAAATTTCCGTCGATAGGGTTTCAACGAATTGA